From one Planktothrix agardhii NIES-204 genomic stretch:
- a CDS encoding HNH endonuclease, with protein MDKNTPKEVRKRAKYLCEYCHASEKWQYVQFTIDHIIPLDQSGANSPDNLALACFHCNRKKSNKITATDPESNLEVSLFNPRLHDWKNHFIWSKDKLYIIGLTSIGRATVQLLELNRNRIIDIRAADLIAERHPPSDDPILANEMSSE; from the coding sequence ATGGATAAAAATACTCCTAAAGAAGTTCGTAAACGAGCAAAATATTTGTGTGAATATTGTCACGCTTCAGAAAAATGGCAATATGTTCAATTTACGATTGATCATATTATTCCCCTTGATCAAAGTGGGGCAAATTCTCCTGATAATTTAGCTTTAGCTTGTTTTCATTGTAATCGTAAAAAATCTAATAAAATTACGGCTACCGATCCAGAATCAAATTTAGAAGTTTCTTTATTTAACCCCCGTTTACATGATTGGAAAAATCACTTTATTTGGTCAAAAGATAAACTCTACATTATTGGCTTAACCTCTATAGGACGCGCTACTGTACAATTGTTAGAATTAAATAGAAATAGAATTATTGATATTCGTGCTGCTGATTTAATTGCAGAAAGACATCCACCCAGTGACGATCCAATTTTAGCTAATGAAATGTCATCAGAATAA